In Aedes albopictus strain Foshan chromosome 3, AalbF5, whole genome shotgun sequence, the following are encoded in one genomic region:
- the LOC109424044 gene encoding LOW QUALITY PROTEIN: uncharacterized protein LOC109424044 (The sequence of the model RefSeq protein was modified relative to this genomic sequence to represent the inferred CDS: substituted 1 base at 1 genomic stop codon) — MKRTFNDYEPTICYNKAPASVVSPEWCQTRRSSALAGSLVQELIVPKKSGRAWKLLAGDLCRVTLNEGSQVGDMNFWNLHNPKERFYSGKTRQLHASHLKTYDRLWSSFPYLRPMATFVTDSLADYGIDKDGGALHDVIGTRCDDYTYXLITGRDRVGSCHSYLTEAVKEFGLLESDVHDVWNIFMCTGFTRDTQQYFCKPSPARMGDFIEFIADMDLLVALSACPQGDVSLVVGQEVPDEKCFPLKVEVYRPCK, encoded by the exons ATGAAACGCACTTTCAACGATTACGAACCTACAATCTGCTACAACAAAGCACCTGCGTCGGTGGTGTCTCCGGAATGGTGCCAAACCCGGCGGTCCTCGGCCTTGGCTGGCTCCCTGGTGCAAGAGCTGATAGTACCGAAAAAATCCGGCCGAGCATGGAAACTGCTGGCCGGTGACCTGTGCCGAGTCACCCTCAACGAAGGTTCCCAGGTGGGAGATATGAACTTCTGGAATCTGCACAACCCAAAGGAACGCTTCTACTCGGGAAAAACACGACAACTGCACGCATCGCACCTGAAGACATATGACCGGCTGTGGAGCAGTTTTCCGTACTTGCGTCCGATGGCAACCTTTGTGACGGATTCGCTCGCTGATTACGGCATCGATAAGGACGGTGGAGCGCTGCATGACGTGATTGGGACGCGCTGTGACGACTACACGTACTAGCTGATAACGGGAAGGGATCGCGTTGGGAGTTGCCACAGTTACCTCACGGAAGCTGTCAAGGAATTTGGCTTGTTGGAGTCGGATGTGCACGATGTGTGGAATATCTTTATGTGCACGGGATTTACTAGG GATACTCAACAATATTTCTGCAAGCCAAGTCCCGCCAGGATGGGAGATTTTATTGAATTCATTGCCGACATGGACTTGTTGGTTGCACTGAGTGCCTGCCCTCAAG GTGATGTTTCCTTAGTCGTTGGACAGGAAGTTCCGGATGAGAAATGCTTTCCATTGAAAGTAGAGGTGTATCGCCCTTGcaagtga